The following coding sequences lie in one Spinacia oleracea cultivar Varoflay chromosome 1, BTI_SOV_V1, whole genome shotgun sequence genomic window:
- the LOC110803538 gene encoding uncharacterized protein — protein MIQLLFLVLCVEIGVAFLLLVKVGPLRELVMKSLDQVKLGKGPATVKTIAGTMSVIFMFHLMNILKIQNKGNKLGTMSPMDQVLWRTHLLEASLMGFTLFLGFLIERMHHYLRKLINIRSKVGASKEETEKLEKEKQQLKEKEVKASKEIAKLQNELSKLTDEIKKVKEESQEKDKTIETADGHVVALQKQAADLLLEYDRLLEDNQHLQTQLQKR, from the exons ATGATTCAGCTCTTGTTCCTAGTTCTGTGTGTAGAAATTGGGGTGGCATTTCTCTTGCTAGTGAAAGTGGGTCCATTGAGAGAGCTTGTAATGAAGAGCTTGGATCAGGTTAAATTGGGTAAAGGTCCAGCAACAGTGAAGACCATTGCTGGTACAATGTCTGTGATTTTTATGTTCCATCTTATGAATATTTTGAAGATCCAGAATAAGGGAAATAAGCTTGGTACTATGTCACCTATGGATCAAGTTCTATGGAGGACCCACTTGCTTGAGGCTTCTCTTATGG GGTTTACTTTATTTCTCGGCTTCTTAATTGAACGTATGCACCATTATCTTCGCAAACTCATTAATATTAGAAGCAAGGTTGGAGCATCAAAAGAGGAGACGGAGAAGCTTGAGAAAGAGAAACAACAACTCAAGGAAAAGGAAGTGAAGGCTTCAAAAGAAATAGCAAAGCTACAAAACGAGCTGTCAAAGCTAACAGATGAAATAAAGAAGGTGAAAGAGGAATCACAAGAGAAAGACAAAACGATTGAGACCGCTGATGGTCATGTAGTTGCCCTTCAGAAACAAGCAGCTGATTTGCTTCTCGAGTATGACCGTCTTTTAGAGGATAACCAACATCTTCAGACCCAACTTCAAAAAAGGTGA
- the LOC130460832 gene encoding uncharacterized protein: MEDHPMYPYNLRMGQHEDIPPYVERVKECCEEWGDLLGDLNNYDTHARIIDILLKTIPRYEPWIPIMEMYDDVLTEEGEIHPTKYRYEGQWFLTIEYVSTRLMEAWSKWEPEDEMGEVIDAEPPALENEGIGGERDEVEDDMRVDLQIEEDPEEDPEEEDPEEEDPEEEFDE; this comes from the coding sequence ATGGAGGACCACCCAATGTACCCCTACAACCTAAGGATGGGACAACATGAGGACATACCTCCCTATGTAGAAAGAGTAAAAGAATGTTGTGAAGAATGGGGAGATCTCCTAGGAGACCTGAACAACTATGACACACACGCTAGAATAATAGACATCCTACTCAAAACCATACCACGTTATGAGCCTTGGATCCCAATTATGGAAATGTATGATGATGTTCTCACAGAAGAAGGGGAGATTCACCCAACCAAATACAGATATGAGGGTCAATGGTTCCTTACCATTGAGTATGTCTCGACGAGGTTGATGGAGGCTTGGTCAAAGTGGGAACCTGAAGATGAGATGGGGGAAGTAATCGATGCGGAACCACCCGCGTTAGAGAATGAAGGGATAGGAGGTGAGAGAGATGAAGTGGAAGATGATATGCGAGTGGACCTCCAAATAGaagaagaccctgaagaagaccctgaagaagaagACCCCGAGGAAGAAGACCCCGAAGAAGAGTTTGACGAGTGA
- the LOC110803548 gene encoding putative pentatricopeptide repeat-containing protein At3g25060, mitochondrial: MWLTKHFKTLLSSCKQKSTLSKIHALLITSGLFNQRNPATKLISSYAHIGDIKLARQVFDELPQRGIDAWNAMIVAYSRMGFYSEVVDLYWKMVSDGLKPDSSSFTVTIKACASLCDFEMGEEVWHQAVEYGYKDDDFVACSVLNLLTKGGKMVEAKAVFEGMKRKDLVCWTTMVTGFAKIGQGMESIGVFREMQRHGMEGDGVVMLGLIQACTDIGDMKMCLSVHGHLIRRNLQMDVVIHTSLVDMYAKNGHLGVAYSVFCNMPQKNVVSWSALISGYAQNGFAKEALELLIEMQRVRCRPDSASLVSALLACSHVGYLKKGKSIHAYILRRQEFEHVSSTAVIDMYAKCGVLSSARVLFDTISCKDVILWNTMIASYGIHGHGKDALSVFHEMIKTNSVPDDATFASLLSGLGHSGLIEQGKHWFNEMINRYKIEPREKHYACVVDMLARAGKVEEALDLINSMKIHEAGNGMSIWAALLSGCHNHRKFSIGELAAKKVLELQPDDSGIYSLVANFFASAKKWKEVGEVRNAMRKAGMKKVPGYSMVEVKGKLHAFLMEDKSHYQYEEMVMIIEKLDHEMRSMGYTPKTEYVLHDVEEEVKVRMLSFHSERLAIAFGLLNTESGTKLVITKNLRVCGDCHEAIKYISKIVDREIVVRDVKRFHHFKHGVCSCGDYW, translated from the coding sequence ATGTGGTTAACTAAACACTTTAAAACCTTACTATCATCCTGCAAACAAAAATCGACGCTTTCAAAAATACATGCACTCCTCATTACCAGCGGTTTATTCAACCAGAGAAACCCAGCTACAAAGCTCATATCATCCTATGCTCATATTGGCGACATCAAACTTGCACGCCAAGTGTTCGACGAATTGCCTCAGAGAGGTATTGATGCTTGGAATGCAATGATTGTTGCATATTCACGAATGGGTTTTTATAGTGAGGTTGTGGATCTTTATTGGAAGATGGTTTCTGATGGGTTGAAGCCGGATAGTTCGTCTTTTACGGTGACTATTAAGGCGTGCGCAAGCTTGTGTGATTTCGAAATGGGAGAAGAGGTCTGGCATCAGGCTGTTGAGTATGGGTATaaggatgatgattttgttgccTGTTCGGTGCTGAATTTGTTGACCAAAGGTGGGAAGATGGTGGAGGCGAAAGCGGTTTTTGAGGGGATGAAGAGGAAGGATCTTGTTTGTTGGACAACGATGGTGACTGGGTTTGCAAAGATTGGACAGGGGATGGAATCAATTGGAGTTTTTCGTGAGATGCAACGACATGGGATGGAAGGAGATGGGGTTGTCATGTTGGGATTAATTCAAGCTTGCACTGATATTGGGGATATGAAGATGTGTCTTTCAGTACATGGACATTTAATAAGAAGAAATCTTCAAATGGATGTTGTTATTCATACTAGTCTTGTGGATATGTACGCAAAGAACGGTCATTTAGGCGTGGCATATAGTGTTTTCTGTAACATGCCTCAGAAAAATGTTGTTTCTTGGAGTGCTTTAATATCAGGCTATGCTCAAAATGGTTTTGCTAAAGAAGCTCTTGAATTATTGATAGAGATGCAGAGGGTTAGATGCAGACCAGATTCAGCCTCTCTTGTAAGTGCTCTTTTAGCTTGTTCACATGTTGGATACTTGAAAAAGGGTAAGTCAATTCATGCATATATTCTTCGTAGACAAGAATTTGAACATGTTTCTTCTACTGCTGTGATTGACATGTATGCCAAATGTGGGGTTCTTTCATCTGCTCGTGTTCTCTTTGATACGATAAGTTGCAAAGATGTTATCTTATGGAATACTATGATCGCAAGTTATGGAATTCACGGTCATGGAAAGGATGCCCTCTCAGTTTTCCATGAGATGATCAAGACTAACTCAGTTCCCGATGATGCAACATTCGCGTCTCTTCTTTCAGGTTTAGGTCATTCAGGACTTATAGAGCAAGGCAAACACTGGTTCAATGAAATGATCAACAGATACAAGATTGAACCTAGAGAAAAACATTATGCTTGTGTTGTTGATATGTTGGCTCGTGCAGGTAAAGTAGAAGAAGCTCTTGATTTAATAAACTCCATGAAAATACATGAAGCTGGAAATGGAATGTCCATCTGGGCCGCCCTTTTATCTGGTTGTCATAATCATAGAAAATTTTCCATTGGAGAGTTGGCTGCAAAGAAAGTTCTAGAATTACAGCCAGATGATTCTGGAATCTATTCTTTAGTTGCAAACTTTTTTGCATCAGCGAAAAAGTGGAAGGAAGTAGGTGAGGTGAGGAACGCGATGAGGAAGGCTGGTATGAAGAAAGTCCCTGGGTATAGCATGGTAGAGGTGAAAGGTAAGCTTCATGCTTTTCTTATGGAAGATAAAAGCCATTATCAGTATGAGGAAATGGTGATGATAATAGAGAAATTGGACCATGAGATGAGAAGCATGGGTTATACACCAAAAACTGAGTATGTTTTGCATGATGTTGAGGAAGAAGTGAAGGTGAGAATGTTAAGTTTTCATAGTGAGAGACTGGCTATTGCATTTGGCCTTTTGAATACTGAATCAGGGACTAAGCTGGTGATTACTAAGAATCTAAGAGTTTGTGGAGATTGTCATGAAGCAATCAAATATATATCGAAAATTGTCGATAGGGAGATTGTTGTAAGGGATGTGAAACGATTTCATCACTTCAAGCATGGTGTCTGCTCATGTGGAGATTACTGGTGA